The Armatimonadota bacterium genomic interval TCTTCAAGCACCCTATATTCGATCGCGAGTCGATGCTAGTTCATGCGAGTTATGTGACCCTAGAGGACGGAACCGGTGTTGTGCATACAGCTCCAGGCCATGGCCGAGAGGACTTCGAGACAGGCCAGCGCTATGGCCTGACACCTTTGAACCCTGTAGATGACCGGGGCTATTACACTAAAGAAGCCGGTGAGTTCGAGGGACTTCATATCATTCGCGAAGGCAACAAGGCTGTCCTCGATAGGCTCGCTGAGGTGGGCAACCTGCTTGCAAGCTGCGATATCACTCACAGTTATCCTCACTGCTGGAGATGTCATAAGCCCGTTGTCTTTCGCACGACAGAGCAGTGGTTCATGTCACTGGATCACAATGATCTGCGGGAAAGAATCCTGAAAGAAATTGAGAAGGTCAAATGCTTCCCACCGGAAGGTCGGAACAGGTTTTACTCAATGATTTCAACATCTCCTGATTGGTGCTTATCCCGCCAGAGGTCTTGGGGGGTTGGCATTCCGGTCATATTCTGCAAGGCTTGTCGGGAACCGATTATGAGCAAAGATATGATCGACCGAGTCTATAAAGATGCTTTGGTAAACGGGTCTGATTCTTGGTTCGAAAAAGACGCGAAAGAGTTTCTTGCAGATGATTTCGTTTGCCCTGTGTGCGGCGGCAATGAATTTACTAAGGAAACTGATGTTCTAGATGTATGGTTTGATTCTGGATCGAGCTGCAGAGCTGTTACGGAGCGTCTGTATGGCACATATAAAGCAGACACATATCTTGAGGGGTCAGATCAACATCGTGGCTGGTTTAATAAGTCGATAATAATAAGCACAGCCACAAAAGGTGAGGCGCCTTTTAAGGATTTAGTTACTCACGGCTATATCTTGGATGCCGAAGGCAAGAAGATGAGCAAATCCGGCGGCAACGCTATCTCGCCTAAGCAGGCGATCAAAAGTATTGGCGCGGATGTGCTCAGGCTCTATATGTCTTCACTGAATTACTTTGAGGATGTGCGTTTCGGGCAGGAGATGTTTACCCGCGCGATAGATGCCTATCGCCGCATGCGCAACACATTCAGATATATGCTCGGCAACATCAACGATTTCGATCCGACGAAAGACAAGGTCGATTACGCGAGCTTGCTTGAGATAGACCGCTATATGCTGCACAGGACAACCGAGCTGATAAACCAGGTCGATTCTTTCTATGCGGCAAATGAGTTCCATAAGGTCTATCACGCCGTGCATAATTTCTGCGCGGTGGATTTGAGCAGCCTATATTTGGATATCCTGAAGGATAGACTATATGCCTCCGCGCAAAACTCGCGGCAGAGGCGTTCTGCTCAGACGGCGTTATATGAGATTCTTTCAACGCTGACGCGTCTGCTTGCGCCGATAATCTCGCACACCGCCGAGGAGGCGTGGCAGGAGATTCCGGGTGAGGATAAGTCGGAGTCCGTTCTTTTGGCAGAGTTTCCTCAGGCGCATCCTGAGTGGCTAGACAATGACCTGGCAGAGCGCTGGGCTAAGATACTGGAAGTAAGGGACAAGGTGCTGTTGACGCTTGAAGAGGCTCGCCAGGGTGGAAAGATAGGCAAGCCGCTGGAGTCTCGCGTGAAGCTCACTGCGCCTGATGATCTCTACGCATTTCTTAACAACTATGCGGCTGATCTGCCGTCGATATTTATCGTATCGCAGGTCGAACTGGTCAAGGGAGCCGGCGATGAACTGACAGTCGAGGTGCAACCGCCAATAGGCAATAAGTGCGAGCGCTGCTGGCTGGTTTTGGAGTCTGTCGGCAGTCACAGCGATCACCCTGGTCTGTGTGACCGCTGCCGTGAGGCGATCTCCTGACAGAATCGGAGAGATTACGATGGAGCATAAACTGGATCTGCAGAAGTACAAGAAACTTCTTTTGAAGGAACAGGATCGAATAACACTCGAACATCGGGCGATGAGCGCGAGCACTGCTGAGGAAAGCAACGAGCTGTCTGATTATGACAATCACCCGGCGGATGCTGCGAGCGATACGTATGAGCGCACGAAGGATCAAGCCATTGACGAGAGCTTCAAGGATATTCTTGAAAAGATCGACGATGCTCTCAAAAAGATAGAAGTCGGATCATATGGCAACTGCGACAGATGCGGGAATCCCATCCATCCTGATAGATTGAGGGCGATCCCATACGCGACGCTCTGTATCGACTGTCAGGCGACACTTGAGAGAAGATAATTTGACCACAAAGAAAGCCGTATTGTTTTATTTGATTGCGTTCGCGACGGTTGTTGTTGACCAGGTCACAAAGCTTCTTGCGCGCCATTTTCTGGCAGCCGGTAGTGTGTTTACAGTGATCCCCGGCCTGTTAAATTTAGATTTGACATATAATCGCGGTGCTGCGTTTGGTGTTCTTCCAAACTGGGCGCCGCTGTTTATCATTGCGGCTCTTGTAGCCATATATGCGATTGTCCGCCTCGGCAGAAACGGCCTTACCTCAAAGAGTCTGGTCATAGGACTGGGGCTGCTTATGGGCGGCGCTGTCGGCAATCTCATAGATAGAGTCGTGTTTGCCTCAAGAGGGGTCACCGACTTTGTCAGTGTGTATGTATCAGTCAGAGGTCAAGTGCACGCCTGGCCGACATTCAACTTCGCCGATGTCGCCATAGTCCTGGGAGCGATTTTCCTGTTTTATCACGTATATGTTGTAGAAAAGCAAACTCATAACCCATAACTCTTAATTCTTGAAATTATGCATTCAACACTATTTACAATATTCGGGCTTCCCATTCGAGCCTACGGCCTGATGATGGTCGTAGGTTTCTCACTCGGGCTGTGGAGAGCCACATATGTCGCAAAGAAGCGCGATATAAACACGGACCGGATCTATGACCTTGCTCTGGTCGTGCTCCTGAGCGGTGTCATAGGTTCGCGCCTGGTATATATTCTTCTGAACCTGCGGACGGAGAGCTTCAGCCGGTTTTTCGCCGTGTGGGAAGGCGGGTTGAGCTTTCACGGCGGCGTGTTTTTCGCCGTGCTTGCGGCCTATATCTTTACCAAACGCACGAAGCTCTCGTTTTTGCAGTACGCAGATCTGCTCGCTCCGTCTCTTGCAATCGCTTACGCATTTACCCGTATCGGCTGCTTCCTCAACGGCTGCTGCTACGGCTGCCCGACGAGCCTGCCATGGGGCGTGCGGTTTCTTGAAAACGGCACACTCACACCTCCGTCGCATCCCACTCAGATTTATGCGACTATAGCGAACCTGCTCATATTTGCACTTCTCACTCAGCTTGAAAAGCTCAGGCGC includes:
- the ileS gene encoding isoleucine--tRNA ligase, which gives rise to MEYSKTVNLPKTSFPMKADLANRELLIQKLWEEKDIYKKMSERDAPNGTFILHDGPPYSNGDIHMGHALNRALKDFILKYKALKGYRVPFTPGWDNHGLPIENKVSGEFRKKHLTPTKLEMRKACREYATKWVNVQRDQIMRLGCIGDWDNPYLTMSREYEATIIKVFGELVEQGYIYRGLKPIHWCIHDETALAEAEIEYADHTSTSIFVRFPLVKDPKGLFDGKPAANSYTIIWTTTPWTIPANMAVAVHPDYEYAFVDVDGDRYVIAAELVGATMHAIGKENYCVAKTVKGSELEGMVFKHPIFDRESMLVHASYVTLEDGTGVVHTAPGHGREDFETGQRYGLTPLNPVDDRGYYTKEAGEFEGLHIIREGNKAVLDRLAEVGNLLASCDITHSYPHCWRCHKPVVFRTTEQWFMSLDHNDLRERILKEIEKVKCFPPEGRNRFYSMISTSPDWCLSRQRSWGVGIPVIFCKACREPIMSKDMIDRVYKDALVNGSDSWFEKDAKEFLADDFVCPVCGGNEFTKETDVLDVWFDSGSSCRAVTERLYGTYKADTYLEGSDQHRGWFNKSIIISTATKGEAPFKDLVTHGYILDAEGKKMSKSGGNAISPKQAIKSIGADVLRLYMSSLNYFEDVRFGQEMFTRAIDAYRRMRNTFRYMLGNINDFDPTKDKVDYASLLEIDRYMLHRTTELINQVDSFYAANEFHKVYHAVHNFCAVDLSSLYLDILKDRLYASAQNSRQRRSAQTALYEILSTLTRLLAPIISHTAEEAWQEIPGEDKSESVLLAEFPQAHPEWLDNDLAERWAKILEVRDKVLLTLEEARQGGKIGKPLESRVKLTAPDDLYAFLNNYAADLPSIFIVSQVELVKGAGDELTVEVQPPIGNKCERCWLVLESVGSHSDHPGLCDRCREAIS
- a CDS encoding TraR/DksA C4-type zinc finger protein, which gives rise to MEHKLDLQKYKKLLLKEQDRITLEHRAMSASTAEESNELSDYDNHPADAASDTYERTKDQAIDESFKDILEKIDDALKKIEVGSYGNCDRCGNPIHPDRLRAIPYATLCIDCQATLERR
- the lspA gene encoding signal peptidase II, which gives rise to MTTKKAVLFYLIAFATVVVDQVTKLLARHFLAAGSVFTVIPGLLNLDLTYNRGAAFGVLPNWAPLFIIAALVAIYAIVRLGRNGLTSKSLVIGLGLLMGGAVGNLIDRVVFASRGVTDFVSVYVSVRGQVHAWPTFNFADVAIVLGAIFLFYHVYVVEKQTHNP
- the lgt gene encoding prolipoprotein diacylglyceryl transferase — protein: MHSTLFTIFGLPIRAYGLMMVVGFSLGLWRATYVAKKRDINTDRIYDLALVVLLSGVIGSRLVYILLNLRTESFSRFFAVWEGGLSFHGGVFFAVLAAYIFTKRTKLSFLQYADLLAPSLAIAYAFTRIGCFLNGCCYGCPTSLPWGVRFLENGTLTPPSHPTQIYATIANLLIFALLTQLEKLRRANGFVFVSYLGLYGVYRFLVEFLRKGYSAQVWILGLTQAQWVSIAMIVASLTIIFTVYRRPSAK